Genomic segment of Streptomyces sp. NBC_01210:
CTGTACGTCGGCGACCTCGGTGGCGTAGCGGCCCGGCACGCCGCTTACCTGGCCACCCGTCACCAGCCGGACCGGTCTTCGCGGTCGACGCCTCGCCCGCCGAGTCCGGCATGGCACCGAGCGGCTGCGTGTCCGCCGACGTCACAGCCCAAGGCGTACGAATCAGCGGCGTCAAGCGCCCCTGCAGCCTGGCCCCTCCATGGACCTGCTGACCGCAAGCGTCACTGTGCCCAGGGAGGACGGCGAGGGCGATGAGCTGGCGGTAGCACTGATCCCCCGCCGAGAGCGAGGGGCTGACTGTCAGTGACTTCTGGTCCAGAAGATTCCTCGCCGGTGCGGAGAGCGGCCAGGTCACCCTCGACGATGTGCTGGTACCAACGGAGTTGCTGGTGCGCACCGCCTCCCCGTCCGGGCAGCGGATGGACGCAGTACAGATCGCCGGGTTCGTTTGGTTCGAGGTGCTGATGACAGGCAGCTATCTCGGTGCGGCGAGTGCACTGGTGGAGCACGTGCTGACCAATGACCGGGTGCCGGAGCACGAACGCGTCGGGCTTCTGATCGAGATCGAGGGCGCAAGTGCCGCAGTCGAGGCCATCGCACGCCGAGTTGATGCCGAGGGGCCGGACGAGGCGACGTTGGCGGACTCGCTGTACGTGCGGTACTGCGCACAGGACACCATTGCCCGGGTGGTACCGCGTGCCGTGGAGCTGTGGGTGGTTTGAACTTCATGGCCTCGGACGAGATCGGGCAACTGGCTGTCAGCGCCGCCGGTCTGAGTCTGCACCCGCCGACGCGGTCCCGGATGGCCGGGCCGCTGGCCGGCCATCTCGCCAGCCGTCCTCTCACCATCGCCTGACCTTTCGCCTCGGTCCCTCCTCAATCCCCTTCCGTCTCACCTGTCTGACCGGGCTGACCACTCCCCTCCTTTCTTTCGGTCGCCCTCCCTCGCGTTCCCTGTCTTGTCCGCTACGAGCAATCGAGGAAGCCCCCGATGACTGAGTTACCGCAGCGGCTCACCGACGTCCCGTCCGCGTCACCTCCCTGGCCCTATTCGGCCGGAGATCGACCCACCCTCCTCCTCACCGGCGGCACGGCGTCCTTGGCCGGGCGCTGATCGACGAGCTGTTGGCCCCAGTACCGGATCATCTGCCTCCGGCATCGCACGCCGCTACAGGATCCCCGGGTCCAGGAGGTCACAGCCGATCTGCTGGCTCCTGGCCTCGGGCTGCAGCCCGCCCTTTGGCACCGCCTTGCTGAGGAGGCGGATGTGGTGGTCCACTCGGCAGCCGCCACCAACTGGCGGGCTGATCCGGACGAGATCCGCCGCACCAACGTCGACGGCACACGCGCCATGCTGGACCTGGCCGCTGCTGCGGGAGCGGCGATCTACTACATGAGCACCGCTTTCGTGGCCGCCAACCCCTCTGCCCCACGAACACTCTCAGCAGTTTCCCGGCGCCGCCTCGTATCTGGCGTCCAAGAGGAGTGCGAACAAATGGTGCGCGATTCCGCGCTGCCGGCGACGATCTTGCGCC
This window contains:
- a CDS encoding SDR family oxidoreductase, translated to MQPALWHRLAEEADVVVHSAAATNWRADPDEIRRTNVDGTRAMLDLAAAAGAAIYYMSTAFVAANPSAPRTLSAVSRRRLVSGVQEECEQMVRDSALPATILRPSVVMGDSATGRIAGAQGLTRTLGAIVKGQVPVLPGAPEARIDTVPQDLVARATGDLIRSGVTAARTG